The window ttattttaaactaatattttacagtattgctgttttattgtatttttgataaaataagtgcagccttggtaaacggtgtgtctttttaaaatatatttaaaaaaaaatttaaatcatacTAACCACAAATTTTTGGTTAatgtttaaaatcttttttgaaTTCCAATAAGAGCTTTCTAAGAACTTGGCAAATGTTGTGAAGTGAAATTTTCCTTTTATTATGGACACTTATATCCTGTCATGATTCATAAACTAAACATAATGaaagaaattttaaaataactacacGGAAATCCAAAACAACACATCTGACAGGTTTTCCATGATAAGTGTTTATTGCAGCACCAGGCATGACATCTAACTCCTCAGAATATAATCTCAAGAAGTCATGAGGAGATACAATTCCTGGAATCACCCAAGACTACTGGAAGATGACAACGTTCACAAAAACCCTTCAGACAAAGCAGTATGAACACAAACACCAGGACAAAGCAGCAGAAGAATCACACACCGCAACATTTAACCATTTCCTTCACCATTTGAAAGTGATGGTTTGTTTGATGGTTGGTTGTACAATACAActgtaatacaataaaaataaaaccagtgATTGGCTCGTTACGATTTAAATTCTCAACTTAAAAGAGAATTTAACCTTGTCTTTAGTTATGCGATTTTAGAATTTCATCCACAGTATGAATCTTTCAGATACCCCGGTGCATAAAGTTCACATAATTCACCTGCTGTCTTGCGATTCGACAGCTTATCACACACTGGAACAAAACACTAAATGAACAATACAAACATAAAGTAGACATATACGTGGgagaaaattacaaaaacaacaaaaatactgtaCAAAATAATTGAAACACTAATTCAGTGTTTATCACAAAGTGTCTAATCTGAGGGAATCATTTTAAAGGTACATAACTTTGTGTGAAACATCTACCCTTTTCTCAGAAAAGAGCCTATGGGCATGTACTGTGGACAATCAGTAATGGAAAACGAAACCAAATTAACCTATATTATTCCttccaacaaacaaacaagcggTTGTCAAAATCTGAAGGGCTATACTGCATGCTTTCGGGAAAGCTACTGTTTCCTACACAAGCAGCACATAGCCCTTATGTACACTTCAACAACCATTACTCATCACAGGTCCTCGAGAGAGAATAACATCACATGAGTTTTTGCGTCTTGTAAATATATGTACACACTTTGGAATGCACTATCATTTTGCGTAAAGAGAATAAATCTGACAGAATTtgaaggggtagttcacccaaaaataaaattcagtttttacgtaccctcatgtcattctaaacctgtatgactattTATTTTGTGGAGCACAAAGGAAAATGCATTTGAGGACAAAAATAGTTGAATCATACAGTGATTGGATCTACATGAAGAATGGcgtaacagattttttttatttttggatgaaccatCCCTTTCAGCTGGTTCCcaacaaacaataaaatctatttttgtaGTAACAAGGAAGCAATAATGTATATTGATGGAAAGCatgtgatatacagtatatgcgtTTGTGTATATTAAACAGTCAAGAGTTTTCCTGAGGGTGTTCATATCTCAGTAATGCTCTATTTGTAGAGCATAAAGGATCCACAGGAAATGCACAGGGAAGGGTGTTTATGCTGTATTTTGTTTAGTGTTCAGGGGGCATGTTTATCTAACAGGGATTTAATGCGTTTATGTAAGGGCTCGCACACCCTCTGGTAGGCCTGCGGCGTGAGGTGAAGATAATCATACATGTCCTGGTGTGCGATGGAACCATCTGAGTGAATGAACCCGGGGTCCATGTCCAGATAGGAGACGTGAGACAGAGACGCTACCTCAGCCTGAACTAGAGCATTCACACTCGCATTACGCTCACGAAGAGGGTTTGGACTTTTGCCTCTCGGCAGCAACCCCTAGTGGAGAGGAAAGAGAGCATTACATTCCATTACAGACAATAAGTTTGGGCCTTTTACACCAAACACTGTGTTAATGGGATACCAATATCTATTGAGGATAATGCTGATGAAAAAGCAATAAAGAAATGGTGGCCTAAGACAACGACTGAGATACTACAGTTTATATGTcatgaaatataatttgataATGGAGAAAAGGGGGGGTtgtatttaaaacaacagttactgacaataaaaggTTCAAATGAATACGTACTGAATATACACTTCCGTTCAAATGATacgggtcagtaagattttttattgagaaagaatatattttaaataaaagtcttTTGTTCACCAAGTTCACCGAGGCtgaaatttatttgatcaaaaacagagtaaaattgtaaaatattatcccaacttaaaatttattataaaataaatttatttctgcgatggcaaagctgatttttcagcagctgttactccagtcttcagtgtcacatgatctttcagaaatcattgtaatatgccaATGTGGTGTTCAAGGAAATTTTCTTATCATTATCCATGTTGACAACAGCGGTGCTGATAAAAATTTttgttgaaactaaaaaaatttttttccaggatttttgatgaatagaaatttcaaaagaacagcaaatTTTTGCAACAGActtttataatgctacaaagtaattctgtcacttttgagcaatttaatgcatccttgctgaataaaagcattgatttcttaaaaaaaataaagaaatattaccAACCCcaacagtagtgtacattatAGTTAATGTGATTAATACTTCCATTCATATGATGaaagtatttgaatattttttttaaataacatactgtataatttttatctcttgattcttttttttttttcaaccttcacttcaactttttttttttggaaacgtGTTTACGTTTTGTTGGACAGGTATATTTAAAGGGTATTCTGTTGCCTAATTCTCTGCTGATCATGTCACAATAACTAAGAAAATGGCACTTTGACTTTGATAATACTGGtatgattaattaaattaaagatttAATTATTGTAAAGAATTAAACAATGCTGTAACAGAGAGGTAGGAGCTAAGATAACTAACCAAGACAAGAGTGTGAGCATGGGGCAGTTTCTGATGGATCACATTGATGATGGCCATGATGCCTCCACAGATCTGTTCTGGGGTGTTACCATGATTATTAGTGCCTACCCACAACACCACCACctgtataaaaacacaaaaaaaatcacatttctaCTTACTCTATTTTGGGTCTAAAGAAGGTCTGCTGCATTTGCTTTGTCATTTCCTCTTTAAGATGCCTAAATAGTGACATTTTCTTTCATGTCCCAACACGAATAAGGGATTCATACACAAATACAAATGCACAGATTTACTGTTTACATGTACATAAGTTTATCTGGAGCATCttgtatccacctttttcttcaacacgGAAGTAAGCCTTTTTCTGTGAATATGCGAGATTTCCAGTTCATTAGCTGCCATAgagaaataacgagaagaataacaaagtgcagtaatGAACTGGAAATCTCGCAtattcacagaaaacagcttaCTTCCGCGTCgaagaataaggtggatacAAGATGCTCCAGATATGCGAGATTTCCAGTTCATTAGCTGCCATAgagaaataacgagaagaacaacaaagtgcagtaaaccataaaaatgtttgcactacaagccagtgtgttcataattaagataatacattaaaataatatagtaagacacaccaatttgcaatatcaagcagcaaaaagAGCTGTTTTGCACTGCTAAACCAGaaacattaaatttacaaatggccgcgaCTGCTCTTAcgggaaaaataaggtggatagagTGAGCAAgcttggttaaaaaaaaaaggtcagttTGAGAAACACAAACTCTATGAGTATTTTAAAGagtaatcattatttttaataatattacttaataaatgttaaaattcttaaatcataTACCTTTGGGCTGATGTAGTCCAGTTCTCCATTCGTGAGTCTCCACAATACATGCTGTGTAGCATCCCCACCAACCCCAAAATTCAGAGCATGGAGAGGAGAAAACAGTTTTCGCCAAACCTGCCAACAaacataaaaactaattttacacaaaaacataaatgtgtgtgcaGTCACTGATATGAATGACAGATATGAAGTATGAGGAAGGAGATGCAGATACTTTGCTATACCTCAAACTCATGCAGAAGCTGGACAAGTGAATCTCCAACAAACAGAACATCAGGCTCTTTTCCTTTACTGTCTGATACAAATCGATTGTGCTGTAAGATGAGAACACATAAAAATGCAACTAAGGCTCCATTTGTATATAAGAGAAGGTATAGGATAAGTGTTTAAAACAAAGTGATATATTAGCAGCCTAACAGGGACGCTAAggttgtaaaatatattaatatataaaagaaGCACCAATGACATCCATCGACCATCTCCCTGTATGTCCTGACAGGGGGTGGGTGTGGCTGCAGGGTTAGAATCTTCACTCATCACTTCCTGAGGACAGGCATAGAGAGATATGACAGGTTACATTTTCTGCAATAGCGTTAAATATGGATCCTCATATTAGACCaaacaacatttaatttaaaattttgagTACAACGTTGTGTTTTAAGcatccaaaatattaaaattcataaTGACTTTTTGACAAGCTGTACTGTGGTTAGTTTATGTACTTTGTACACATCCTATGACAACCACAAATGCAGTagaaaaaa is drawn from Onychostoma macrolepis isolate SWU-2019 chromosome 16, ASM1243209v1, whole genome shotgun sequence and contains these coding sequences:
- the pafah1b3 gene encoding platelet-activating factor acetylhydrolase IB subunit gamma; protein product: MSEDSNPAATPTPCQDIQGDGRWMSLHNRFVSDSKGKEPDVLFVGDSLVQLLHEFEVWRKLFSPLHALNFGVGGDATQHVLWRLTNGELDYISPKVVVLWVGTNNHGNTPEQICGGIMAIINVIHQKLPHAHTLVLGLLPRGKSPNPLRERNASVNALVQAEVASLSHVSYLDMDPGFIHSDGSIAHQDMYDYLHLTPQAYQRVCEPLHKRIKSLLDKHAP